A stretch of the Geovibrio thiophilus genome encodes the following:
- a CDS encoding PAS domain S-box protein translates to MAIFMFTALTVVHVRNDLSSAIDYKHKKIEFMLSYQSDQLERSLRSRFRALLSDYYLREAMASKDRERIRLYFNEKYGALVAEYHTEIIIHIHDENGSSFMRMHAPGHLNYSGYPRPMLEEVADKKEPRFGFDLGCYGLHYRYAEPVYYMGVFVGIAEVGIGVDYLLSLMKNTLDLEMGLFIPADKAENLCFEPRAESLDGERLINVSNDDFVTIFNKADFSKGVLTEINEDGKFYRVHMDHFLKGYNGQKIASLVTFQDITNEKMAITHYLRLAVIMAVIFICLTILMMKNSFMRIISDLEKKYKESKSRENYLGDIIANSLNEIFIYDIDTLRFVEVNRGACKNLGYSHEEILQMTTLDIKPQMTFQSFRKQILPVIEGEKETVMFETVHRRKDGTLYPVEIHIQKTFVEGREVIMAVVLDITQRKDAENRLKALNEALEKKVDQETERRLFSEKIMMEQKKFIDMGQMINAVAHQWRQPLNALGLYVQDMRETHFSQGLDDSYVNQIEKDCMHIINHMSDTIDDFRRFFAPDKSSAPFEIIRSVLETIRLVSAQLMASSIDYRIICRCGDDSYFSENSVESPGCLSRKTLVRGYEGEFKQVMLNIIHNARDAIIERRQSEAEGFQGFIEFDLDACGDNIVLSIKDNGGGIPENVIQKVFDPYFTTKEEGKGTGIGLYMSKNIVEQHMKGYLTAESKDGCAVFRLVLRSAAVKDDG, encoded by the coding sequence ATGGCGATTTTCATGTTTACGGCTCTCACCGTTGTCCATGTGCGTAATGACCTTTCGTCCGCAATAGATTACAAGCATAAGAAAATAGAGTTTATGCTCAGCTATCAGTCTGATCAGCTTGAGCGCTCACTGAGGAGCAGGTTCAGGGCTCTTCTGTCCGACTATTACCTTCGTGAGGCGATGGCATCAAAGGACAGGGAAAGAATCAGACTTTATTTCAATGAAAAATACGGCGCTCTCGTGGCGGAGTATCACACGGAAATAATCATACATATTCATGATGAAAACGGAAGCTCGTTCATGCGGATGCACGCGCCCGGACATCTCAACTATTCCGGTTACCCCAGACCCATGCTTGAGGAGGTAGCCGATAAAAAGGAGCCGCGTTTCGGTTTTGATCTCGGCTGCTACGGACTTCACTACAGATACGCGGAACCCGTTTACTATATGGGCGTTTTTGTAGGCATAGCCGAAGTGGGCATTGGGGTGGACTATCTGCTCTCTCTCATGAAAAACACGCTGGATCTTGAAATGGGGCTGTTCATTCCAGCGGATAAGGCTGAGAACCTCTGCTTTGAGCCCCGGGCGGAAAGTCTGGACGGCGAACGGCTGATCAATGTATCCAATGACGATTTTGTGACGATTTTCAATAAGGCTGATTTCTCCAAAGGCGTTTTAACAGAGATTAATGAGGACGGCAAATTCTACCGTGTCCACATGGATCATTTTCTTAAGGGCTACAACGGACAGAAGATAGCCAGTCTCGTGACCTTTCAGGATATAACAAATGAGAAAATGGCGATCACCCATTATCTGAGACTTGCCGTGATTATGGCAGTTATTTTCATATGTCTCACCATTCTTATGATGAAAAATTCGTTTATGCGGATAATAAGCGATCTTGAGAAAAAATATAAGGAAAGCAAATCAAGGGAAAACTATCTCGGCGATATAATCGCTAACTCATTGAATGAAATCTTTATTTACGATATAGACACCCTCCGGTTTGTGGAAGTAAACCGCGGAGCCTGCAAAAATCTCGGGTACTCTCATGAAGAAATCCTCCAGATGACAACTCTGGACATCAAACCTCAGATGACTTTTCAGTCGTTCAGAAAACAGATTCTGCCTGTTATAGAGGGGGAGAAGGAAACGGTAATGTTTGAAACAGTTCACAGGCGTAAGGACGGAACCTTGTACCCTGTTGAAATACATATTCAGAAAACCTTTGTCGAAGGGCGTGAGGTTATTATGGCTGTGGTTCTGGACATTACCCAGCGCAAGGACGCGGAAAACAGACTGAAAGCCCTCAACGAAGCTCTTGAAAAGAAGGTTGATCAGGAGACCGAACGCAGGCTTTTCAGCGAAAAGATAATGATGGAACAGAAAAAGTTCATTGACATGGGGCAGATGATAAACGCTGTAGCCCACCAGTGGCGCCAGCCTCTCAACGCACTGGGACTGTATGTTCAGGATATGCGGGAGACCCACTTCAGTCAGGGGCTTGATGACTCATACGTAAACCAGATCGAAAAGGACTGCATGCACATAATCAACCACATGTCCGACACTATCGATGATTTCAGACGCTTCTTTGCTCCCGATAAAAGCTCGGCGCCCTTCGAGATCATACGCTCCGTTCTGGAGACCATTCGGCTGGTCAGCGCACAGCTTATGGCATCGAGCATCGATTACCGCATAATATGCAGATGCGGCGACGATTCTTACTTCAGCGAAAACTCTGTGGAGAGCCCCGGGTGTCTGAGTCGAAAGACGCTTGTCAGGGGTTATGAAGGCGAATTCAAACAGGTTATGCTCAATATCATACACAACGCAAGAGATGCTATAATCGAAAGAAGGCAAAGTGAGGCGGAAGGCTTTCAGGGATTCATTGAATTTGATCTGGATGCCTGCGGCGACAATATAGTTCTCAGCATTAAGGATAACGGCGGCGGAATACCTGAGAACGTGATTCAGAAAGTTTTTGATCCCTATTTCACTACGAAGGAAGAGGGTAAAGGAACAGGCATTGGTTTGTATATGTCAAAAAATATAGTGGAACAGCATATGAAAGGGTATCTGACCGCCGAATCAAAGGATGGCTGTGCTGTTTTCAGACTGGTTCTCAGATCTGCGGCGGTGAAAGATGACGGCTGA
- a CDS encoding efflux RND transporter permease subunit, producing the protein MMLRGGAVAWMAKNKVASNLLMLFLLVGGIFMMLNTKQEVFPDSEKDIINITFEYTGASPSEIEEGMVLPTEDAVSSLHFVNKITSVAGEGSGSVSIELIKGMDRQQALQDVKSEVDKISTYPDEAETPDVELEIRRREVLTVSVYGDVNEEALRFYADRIKNGLLATEGITQLEYVAVKDREIAVWIPEETLRKYSLTLRDVSDALRGNSMDYPSGTLETESGDIKLRMYDKRRIGSEFGSIPVVSSAGGGTVLLGDIAEISDGFEEQDILERFNGAPSISIDVYRVGKQTPASVSERVHETIDKITASFPESVKVVIWDDRSEQLQNRIDLLMKNAAFGLSLVVLILAVFLETRVALWVALGIPISVFGSFYFLNLAGASINMITTFAFIMTLGIAVDDAIVVGENIHTHYKSGKTRYRAAVDGTKEMLSAVTFSVLTTVATFAPLLFVEGSMGLLMNTLPVVVISVLLVSLMESFFILPAHMNSGRERDAKPKFSLGIRDGIRNALDRFVNGPFDRFLRMTMEYKYATVAVFIAITIIFAGIVGSGNLKFRFMAPLEGDRVRATAVMPTGTAAAVTERVVKRLEETAFKVDAEMMRETGSDTGFIEYVNSGIRRDGSAVVNVMLYEYEIRNFRTGLFEEKWREAVGSISSAESLSFDSQLRNFGANISVRLDHDNEEVLREASGIIKHKLAEYGGVYDIEDSFASKQQEIHYRLNGYGRSLGLTNETIASQVSPAFLGIKSLIYQRGQDEVTVRVKYPYSGRKYLGDVYAVNIKTPSGSEVPLSSVAEVYFTEDLTEINRTNRRRVVNVIATAGVFSNPQEIMRDLAENTMPEVQSLFPGLEWKFEGQEESRRESMDSLKYNMTFAVLIVYALLAVPLASYVQPLIIMFSIPLGLVGAAAGHMLLGLTLSLMSIFGMVAVSGVVVNNSLVLVDFINRFGRDKGYVNDEIIMEGAKRRFRPIIMTSLTTFFGLAPMILETSIHVQFLIPMAVSIAFGVLFTTIVALLFVPSAYSIMEDCKRLIDKKQ; encoded by the coding sequence ATGATGCTCAGGGGCGGCGCCGTAGCATGGATGGCGAAGAATAAGGTCGCCTCCAATCTGCTGATGCTTTTCCTGCTTGTGGGCGGTATCTTCATGATGCTGAACACCAAACAGGAGGTTTTTCCCGATTCTGAAAAGGATATAATAAACATTACTTTTGAATACACAGGCGCTTCCCCTTCCGAAATAGAAGAAGGGATGGTTCTTCCCACGGAGGATGCCGTCAGCAGTCTTCACTTTGTAAATAAGATAACCTCCGTGGCAGGTGAAGGCTCAGGCTCGGTGAGCATTGAGCTTATCAAGGGAATGGACAGGCAGCAGGCGCTTCAGGATGTTAAGTCTGAGGTGGATAAAATATCCACGTATCCGGACGAGGCGGAAACGCCTGATGTGGAGCTTGAGATACGGCGCAGAGAAGTTCTCACAGTCAGCGTGTACGGTGATGTGAACGAAGAGGCTCTGCGTTTTTACGCTGATCGGATAAAAAACGGGCTCCTTGCCACGGAAGGCATAACCCAGCTTGAGTATGTGGCCGTGAAGGACAGGGAGATAGCCGTCTGGATACCGGAGGAAACACTGAGAAAGTACAGCCTCACTCTCAGGGATGTTTCGGACGCACTGCGAGGAAACTCCATGGACTACCCTTCGGGAACACTTGAAACCGAATCGGGTGACATAAAGCTCAGGATGTACGATAAACGCCGAATAGGAAGTGAGTTCGGGAGTATCCCTGTCGTATCCTCAGCGGGCGGCGGCACAGTTCTTCTGGGCGATATTGCGGAAATAAGCGACGGCTTTGAGGAGCAGGATATACTTGAGCGCTTTAACGGCGCTCCGTCAATCTCCATAGATGTTTACAGGGTGGGCAAGCAGACTCCGGCAAGCGTGTCCGAACGGGTTCACGAAACTATTGATAAGATAACCGCCTCTTTCCCCGAATCAGTAAAAGTTGTCATATGGGATGACAGGTCGGAGCAGCTTCAGAACCGCATAGATCTTCTGATGAAAAACGCCGCCTTCGGTCTGTCTCTGGTGGTGCTTATTCTTGCTGTGTTTCTTGAAACCCGTGTCGCTCTCTGGGTGGCACTGGGCATACCTATTTCCGTTTTCGGCTCCTTCTATTTTCTGAATCTGGCGGGCGCCTCCATAAACATGATAACAACCTTCGCCTTCATAATGACCTTGGGTATAGCGGTGGACGACGCCATAGTCGTGGGTGAAAATATACACACCCATTACAAGTCCGGCAAAACCAGATACAGGGCGGCAGTTGACGGAACAAAGGAGATGCTCAGCGCCGTGACCTTCTCAGTGCTTACCACAGTCGCCACGTTCGCTCCGCTTCTGTTTGTGGAGGGGAGCATGGGGCTTCTGATGAACACCCTCCCCGTGGTGGTCATATCAGTTCTGCTGGTTTCGCTTATGGAGTCCTTCTTTATTCTTCCCGCGCATATGAACAGCGGCAGGGAGAGAGACGCCAAGCCTAAGTTCTCTCTTGGCATACGAGACGGAATAAGAAACGCTCTGGACAGGTTCGTGAACGGACCCTTTGACAGGTTCCTGCGGATGACTATGGAGTATAAATACGCCACTGTGGCTGTCTTCATTGCCATCACCATAATTTTTGCCGGTATTGTGGGCTCCGGCAATCTCAAGTTCCGTTTCATGGCTCCGCTTGAGGGAGACAGAGTGCGGGCGACAGCGGTAATGCCCACAGGAACTGCGGCAGCCGTCACTGAGAGGGTGGTGAAAAGGCTTGAGGAAACGGCATTTAAGGTTGACGCGGAGATGATGAGGGAGACAGGAAGCGACACGGGCTTTATAGAATACGTTAACAGCGGCATACGCAGAGACGGCAGCGCCGTTGTCAACGTAATGCTTTACGAATATGAAATCCGCAATTTCCGTACAGGGCTGTTTGAGGAAAAATGGCGTGAGGCGGTGGGCAGCATAAGCTCCGCGGAATCACTGAGCTTCGATTCGCAGCTCAGAAATTTCGGCGCGAATATATCCGTCCGTCTGGATCATGATAATGAGGAAGTGCTGAGGGAAGCCAGCGGCATAATAAAGCATAAGCTGGCGGAATACGGCGGGGTTTATGATATTGAGGACTCCTTTGCGTCAAAGCAGCAGGAGATTCATTATAGGCTTAACGGCTACGGAAGATCTCTCGGACTCACGAACGAGACCATAGCCTCTCAGGTTTCTCCGGCTTTTCTCGGAATAAAGTCGCTTATTTATCAGAGAGGACAGGACGAGGTGACAGTTAGGGTGAAATATCCTTATTCCGGACGTAAATATCTGGGTGACGTATACGCTGTTAACATTAAAACCCCTTCCGGTTCGGAGGTTCCACTGAGCTCGGTGGCTGAGGTTTACTTTACTGAGGATCTCACGGAGATAAACCGCACCAACAGGCGCAGGGTTGTGAATGTAATAGCCACTGCCGGAGTATTCTCAAACCCGCAGGAGATAATGAGAGATCTGGCTGAAAATACCATGCCGGAGGTTCAGAGCCTCTTCCCCGGTCTTGAGTGGAAGTTTGAAGGTCAGGAGGAGAGCAGAAGGGAATCCATGGACAGCCTGAAATACAATATGACTTTTGCCGTGCTGATCGTATACGCTCTTCTTGCCGTTCCTCTGGCAAGCTATGTTCAGCCGCTTATTATAATGTTTTCCATTCCTCTTGGGCTGGTGGGAGCGGCAGCCGGACATATGCTTCTGGGACTTACCCTGAGCCTCATGAGCATATTCGGCATGGTGGCGGTCAGCGGTGTGGTGGTGAATAACTCCCTTGTTCTGGTGGACTTTATAAACAGGTTCGGACGGGATAAAGGCTATGTAAACGATGAAATCATCATGGAAGGGGCAAAAAGGAGATTCAGACCTATAATAATGACGTCTCTCACAACCTTTTTCGGACTGGCGCCTATGATACTTGAAACATCCATACATGTTCAGTTTCTCATTCCCATGGCGGTCAGCATAGCCTTCGGCGTGCTTTTCACAACGATTGTGGCGCTTCTTTTCGTACCCAGCGCTTATTCTATTATGGAGGACTGCAAACGCCTGATTGATAAAAAGCAGTGA
- a CDS encoding efflux RND transporter periplasmic adaptor subunit codes for MRKSIIKILLPVAVIGVSLLVWKYYMSNIPVPEKTEPARIPPVVITEVCSRTFIPLEREGYGRIQAEKTIEIKTETGGTVIYKNPSFEEGGRVRQGEVLFRLESVSYEAELSAAETAVATARLNLAEIEHSADITAKEWELWNEGKERPEKPGRLADYELQKAEAQAKLAQAENDLRSAKNTLAKTVYYAPFSAVVVSSSIQNGSVVKSGDVLGSLAGSRLYEVVVPFPASVSVDFRFSLNETEASPASVILKDGQSSWEYRGYLAKLLPGADETTGMVRAVVRLPLTPENLKDKPYPAIGMNIKTVLRTREPEERVVIPEAALREGSQVWAVESGKLRIIPVSVHSYKADRVLLSSGLGGGEELIVSRLRGAIDGMDVTVRTADNSTLSGSLK; via the coding sequence ATGAGGAAGAGCATAATCAAAATTCTGCTGCCGGTGGCGGTGATCGGAGTATCGCTATTGGTCTGGAAATATTATATGTCCAACATTCCCGTTCCCGAAAAGACAGAGCCTGCGAGGATTCCGCCTGTCGTGATAACCGAGGTGTGTTCCAGAACCTTTATACCCCTTGAAAGGGAAGGATACGGGCGTATTCAGGCTGAAAAAACAATAGAGATAAAAACCGAAACAGGCGGAACAGTTATATATAAGAACCCTTCGTTTGAAGAGGGAGGCAGGGTGAGGCAGGGCGAGGTTCTCTTCAGGCTGGAATCTGTCTCCTACGAGGCGGAACTGAGCGCTGCGGAAACTGCGGTGGCGACAGCCAGACTCAATCTCGCCGAAATAGAGCACTCCGCTGACATAACCGCCAAAGAGTGGGAGCTCTGGAACGAAGGCAAGGAACGGCCGGAGAAACCCGGACGGCTTGCTGATTATGAGCTTCAGAAAGCCGAAGCTCAGGCGAAGCTGGCTCAGGCTGAGAATGATCTGAGGTCAGCGAAAAACACCCTTGCCAAAACTGTTTACTATGCGCCATTCAGTGCTGTGGTTGTTTCATCCTCCATACAGAACGGAAGCGTCGTGAAATCCGGCGATGTGCTGGGTTCTCTGGCGGGCAGCCGGCTTTACGAGGTCGTTGTGCCTTTCCCCGCTTCCGTGTCGGTGGATTTCCGCTTCTCGCTGAACGAGACTGAGGCTTCGCCCGCCTCCGTCATACTGAAAGACGGACAGAGCTCATGGGAGTACAGAGGCTATCTGGCAAAGCTTCTTCCCGGGGCTGATGAAACCACCGGAATGGTCAGAGCCGTCGTGAGGCTTCCTCTCACACCTGAAAATTTAAAAGATAAACCCTATCCCGCAATCGGGATGAATATAAAAACCGTTCTCCGCACAAGAGAGCCGGAAGAGAGGGTTGTCATACCCGAAGCCGCTCTCAGGGAAGGCTCACAGGTTTGGGCTGTGGAGAGCGGAAAGCTCCGCATAATTCCTGTCTCAGTCCATTCCTACAAGGCGGACAGGGTGCTTTTGTCCTCTGGTCTTGGAGGCGGAGAGGAGTTGATAGTCTCAAGACTCAGAGGCGCCATTGACGGCATGGATGTCACTGTCCGCACGGCTGATAATTCCACCCTTTCCGGGAGCCTTAAATGA
- a CDS encoding efflux transporter outer membrane subunit — translation MKYTVIFLFAVSAVLSACGAREQSLKVKELNTGAPESFVNVSSGYVPDFSSEWWNVFDDTALDGLIREMFAKNYELEDTYVSLEIKRAGVKSARADRLPTLTAGVGVSDTSREADGGRRWQDEYELSARASWEADIWGRNSSLVSAAEYDAAYAGMTLRGQYLSLSAELADRYFLYRYETERLGKLTALEKLYEKLVTADRNAFKSGLGSLEDIYESEKKLETVRISRASSESTLMSLREEIALMLAIKGAELPELPQGWHVRIPDVPYAIPAEVIAARADIKAAQYAIYRTDRQLAAAIADRYPSLSLSAAGVYGSDSVSSLIRPEAFAFSLVADALFTVFDGGKKRTAVTVKELELDSYILKYRQAVLAALHDIEKGLLENAYREKSLEELKRTAEKNRSLYELGSLKFKGGLIPIRSVIAAETSMLEQEISLLGAERELVSARISLIRALGSGWEEKYIADKSGDGK, via the coding sequence ATGAAGTATACTGTTATTTTTTTGTTTGCTGTCTCAGCGGTACTCTCTGCCTGCGGAGCTAGGGAGCAGTCGCTGAAAGTGAAAGAGCTTAATACCGGCGCTCCTGAAAGCTTTGTGAATGTTTCCTCCGGATATGTGCCGGATTTTTCTTCTGAGTGGTGGAATGTTTTTGATGACACTGCCCTTGACGGGCTGATCCGTGAAATGTTTGCCAAAAACTATGAGCTTGAGGATACCTATGTATCCCTTGAGATAAAGCGTGCGGGCGTAAAATCCGCCCGTGCGGACAGACTGCCGACCTTGACAGCGGGGGTCGGCGTTTCGGATACCTCCCGTGAAGCAGACGGCGGCAGGAGATGGCAGGACGAGTATGAACTCTCCGCCAGAGCCTCGTGGGAGGCGGACATATGGGGCAGAAACTCAAGCCTTGTATCAGCCGCCGAATATGACGCGGCATACGCAGGAATGACTCTTCGCGGGCAGTACCTGTCCCTGTCGGCGGAACTCGCTGACAGATATTTCCTGTACCGCTACGAAACCGAGCGCCTCGGAAAACTCACAGCCCTTGAAAAACTTTACGAAAAACTGGTCACGGCGGACAGAAACGCCTTTAAATCAGGGCTTGGCAGCCTTGAAGATATATACGAATCCGAAAAGAAGCTGGAAACAGTACGGATAAGCAGGGCATCATCCGAATCTACCCTCATGAGCCTCAGGGAAGAGATAGCCCTCATGCTGGCGATAAAGGGAGCAGAGCTGCCCGAGCTGCCGCAGGGGTGGCACGTGAGGATTCCTGATGTGCCCTATGCCATTCCCGCTGAGGTGATTGCCGCCAGAGCGGATATAAAGGCGGCTCAATACGCAATCTACAGAACAGACAGACAGCTTGCCGCAGCCATTGCGGACAGGTATCCGTCACTCTCCCTTTCAGCCGCCGGAGTCTACGGTTCGGACAGCGTTTCATCGCTCATCCGTCCGGAGGCTTTCGCTTTTTCTCTGGTGGCGGATGCTCTGTTCACGGTGTTTGACGGCGGAAAGAAGAGAACCGCTGTGACGGTGAAGGAGCTGGAGCTTGATTCATATATTCTTAAATACAGACAAGCGGTTCTCGCCGCCCTGCACGACATAGAAAAGGGACTGCTGGAGAACGCCTACAGGGAGAAATCCTTGGAGGAGCTTAAGCGCACGGCGGAGAAAAACAGGTCGCTTTATGAGCTTGGCAGTCTGAAGTTTAAAGGTGGTCTTATCCCCATCAGGAGCGTGATTGCCGCGGAAACAAGCATGCTGGAGCAGGAGATTTCGCTTCTCGGTGCTGAGCGTGAGCTTGTGAGCGCCAGAATAAGCCTCATACGCGCCTTAGGCAGCGGATGGGAAGAGAAATATATAGCAGATAAATCAGGAGACGGGAAATGA
- a CDS encoding response regulator transcription factor, producing MNFINANILIIDDDTELCELLETYLGEEGFGVESVHEGKSGLAKAQDGGFSLIILDVMLPGMDGFAILRELRKTNDTPVFMLTARGEETDRISGIENGADDYLPKPFNPRELIVRIKAILRRTGRQTAGVTIEAGTLRINTLRLSAYAGGQEITLTSAEFQILEMLMRSAGKTVSRDDISKCVFERELNSFDRSIDVHISNIRKKIGDPDIIKSIRGAGYILTAEVKN from the coding sequence ATGAATTTTATAAATGCAAATATACTGATTATAGACGATGATACGGAACTTTGCGAACTTCTTGAAACCTATCTCGGAGAAGAGGGTTTCGGAGTGGAGAGCGTACATGAGGGAAAATCAGGACTGGCAAAGGCTCAGGACGGCGGCTTTTCCCTGATCATTCTTGACGTGATGCTCCCCGGGATGGACGGCTTCGCCATACTCCGCGAACTCCGCAAAACAAATGACACTCCTGTTTTCATGCTCACAGCCAGAGGTGAGGAAACCGACAGAATCTCCGGCATTGAAAACGGCGCCGACGACTACCTGCCCAAACCCTTCAACCCGCGAGAGCTCATAGTGAGAATAAAAGCCATACTAAGAAGAACTGGAAGACAGACAGCGGGAGTTACAATAGAGGCAGGCACGCTGCGAATAAACACATTACGCCTCAGCGCATACGCCGGCGGGCAGGAAATCACACTGACATCCGCCGAATTTCAAATACTCGAAATGCTTATGCGCAGCGCAGGCAAAACAGTGAGCAGGGATGATATATCAAAATGCGTATTTGAACGAGAGCTCAACTCCTTTGACCGAAGCATAGACGTTCACATAAGCAACATCCGTAAAAAAATCGGCGACCCCGACATTATAAAAAGCATCAGGGGCGCAGGCTACATTCTGACGGCAGAGGTTAAAAATTGA
- a CDS encoding ATP-binding protein, giving the protein MRLGKGGIFLKIFISFWISLIAFSILSIFLYVMSDKDFIRILSIKAQHSNEINLNILFVDRHLTMDTDSFIKYVRKVSAKSPNKTYIFDKNLEEITGQPFSEEAMETVTTLAKQKLRVVRQISDSQILNAFVLRDSAGNMPEKASYLLTVYNRPERRVIAMVWFKEYFQEIMLHIIIISLISFYLARHLTIPLKEINEASDRISQGSFDISLSEVAHRNDEFGELAHKFMLMAERLEENRQQQIRMFRDISHELRSPLTRMRLAIELALAKADQPTAKLLNRIETEWNRMGTMIADLKAVSDCTGKQIQFEHFDLCSLIENLMPDFHFEAEASGKKIIFNGCSCCKIHGNKRLLSSAIENIVRNSLRYAAGRIEIIVNTDDLFFTVEVLDDGHGVQEENLERIFVPFFRENSDRDRQTGGTGLGLAIAKRAADLHRGELYAANTDKGFCITMKLPV; this is encoded by the coding sequence TTGAGGCTGGGCAAAGGCGGAATCTTCCTTAAAATTTTCATTTCATTCTGGATAAGCCTCATAGCGTTCAGCATACTTAGCATATTTCTCTATGTTATGTCAGATAAGGATTTTATACGTATTCTATCAATAAAGGCGCAGCACTCAAACGAAATCAACCTCAATATTCTTTTTGTCGACAGACACCTGACAATGGACACGGACAGCTTCATAAAATATGTGAGAAAGGTCTCCGCTAAATCTCCGAACAAGACGTATATTTTTGACAAAAATCTTGAAGAGATAACCGGACAGCCCTTCTCTGAGGAAGCGATGGAAACCGTGACCACGCTTGCCAAACAGAAGCTCCGTGTTGTCAGGCAGATAAGCGACAGTCAAATTCTCAATGCGTTTGTTCTGCGGGATTCAGCAGGCAATATGCCGGAAAAAGCCTCATATCTGCTCACAGTTTATAACAGACCGGAGAGAAGAGTGATTGCAATGGTGTGGTTCAAAGAGTATTTTCAGGAGATTATGCTGCACATCATAATTATATCCCTGATCAGCTTCTACCTCGCCAGACACCTTACCATACCCCTGAAAGAGATCAACGAAGCATCTGACAGAATATCGCAAGGCTCATTCGACATATCACTCAGTGAAGTCGCACACAGGAATGATGAATTCGGCGAGCTTGCCCACAAGTTCATGCTGATGGCGGAACGCCTTGAGGAGAACAGGCAGCAGCAGATAAGGATGTTCAGGGATATTTCCCACGAGTTGAGATCCCCCCTCACCAGAATGCGCCTTGCCATAGAGCTGGCGCTTGCCAAAGCGGATCAGCCCACCGCCAAGCTGCTTAACCGCATAGAAACAGAGTGGAACAGGATGGGGACGATGATAGCCGACCTTAAGGCAGTTTCTGACTGTACCGGAAAGCAGATACAGTTTGAGCATTTCGATCTCTGCTCTCTCATAGAAAACCTCATGCCCGATTTTCACTTTGAAGCGGAAGCCTCAGGAAAGAAAATAATCTTCAACGGATGTTCCTGCTGCAAAATTCACGGTAATAAAAGACTGCTCTCAAGCGCTATAGAAAATATAGTCAGAAACTCCCTTAGATATGCTGCGGGAAGGATAGAAATAATTGTTAACACGGATGATCTTTTTTTCACAGTTGAAGTTCTGGACGACGGACACGGAGTTCAGGAAGAAAATCTTGAAAGGATATTCGTTCCCTTTTTCAGGGAAAACTCAGACAGAGACAGGCAGACCGGAGGAACCGGACTGGGGCTTGCCATAGCTAAACGCGCGGCAGACCTCCACAGGGGAG